One candidate division WOR-3 bacterium DNA segment encodes these proteins:
- a CDS encoding translocation/assembly module TamB domain-containing protein, with amino-acid sequence MVIYFLGAVVAVLITGFILRQQLARLVIRRTVAGLSRSISGLVVYRSIEGDIFSSPGIRDLKVMVGADTYSFELVKVRYDLRSLLQRRIVLKEVNIINPDVRITAVSTGGGPSQFKPIHFPDIAVHRLQIHNCRVWYNRQLRIDSAGLVLGLDANGTRLEMKLDSIHFQLEKEKISVARTGALITLDNDSLTVRNLEILTAHSRFSADGYVNLTTGAITIDRVELGVSLQEILKIPGRAQLSGRVHKTGVGRRVEVNGWVADLEKDELKLPRLTGACTLVDSLLELEISGGSPELGAVVVNGRFNLSNFLFRAAITMESVPVSRFMQNLPEFGLSARLDAYGRLNSLGQMLKIPEAAQGGDSLVIRLKGSASELGIETLAAVINYEHQAVELRELFIDGPAGRFNFIGRAKKGMLLAQCEMSGFDLKIAGKLLKVGLSGRADGRLKMAIAGDSWNFSGLVRVAGFGADGFEVTTGLIQADLSGRGGVGFRLGEQVAGRLAVGGEGVKLAGREWNWAQFVWTGPEFDLQFEEDSVQLRMLGDVSLESSGLSAVIRDMNLIIRGDTVSMIDSCKVALHRDTLAVNDVKLSIAGGKTEFELKLTAGSISTLHLTGHQLNLQNLATLAGLKLDVSGSADIRVAGSDSLTVELDVNGLKLPAAEIEFNILKSRLTISRNNVDIDYIKFVHNTDTSEVKGVVQYERHPALSIRHASLTASLADPGIWILKVTRPYVEIPEGAIYAQVKADWEPGILNLSGRARVNDGILIVPSVAAKAERIQAELSFQKDRIVLEKLSGVTTRGVVTAEGFVQLNPALQVESLRYQTHFTGVSAVPIPAVYAIGSGDITVFWREGELALVSGEARIDDALATIGFGGQPGAGGNGGGDINYDIRVRGERGLWLRNPQADIELGVDLTVRKVGEDVLYSGEMVSRQGRIYYLDHTLRLSEGRLLFDNVSSFNPQLDLTAELPVSVRHTNGPERLKLKVTGSLQEPVFAFSAEPPVWDETQIITYLSLNVTMDELSAMEQKELLSRLLAERVLGYFQTQVSKRVRDYISLDYLELETGIGGSEAARVTVGKYVTRNLYVSYTQSFVDDFQPAFRIEYYLNRRNELVAERSMDGRYSLRYRFKLRF; translated from the coding sequence ATGGTCATTTATTTTCTTGGCGCAGTAGTAGCAGTGCTGATTACAGGTTTTATTCTGCGTCAGCAGCTGGCACGACTGGTCATACGCCGAACGGTAGCCGGGTTGAGCAGGTCAATCAGTGGCTTGGTGGTTTACAGAAGTATTGAGGGGGATATATTTTCTTCTCCCGGGATCAGAGATTTGAAAGTAATGGTTGGAGCTGATACCTACTCCTTTGAGCTGGTGAAAGTAAGGTATGATCTACGCTCACTGCTCCAGCGCCGTATTGTTCTTAAGGAGGTGAACATAATCAATCCGGATGTCCGGATTACAGCAGTCAGCACTGGTGGCGGGCCATCACAATTCAAGCCAATACACTTCCCGGATATTGCTGTGCATCGTCTGCAGATTCACAATTGCCGGGTATGGTATAACAGGCAGCTGCGTATCGACTCAGCCGGTCTCGTTCTGGGACTGGACGCTAACGGCACACGGCTGGAAATGAAGTTGGATTCGATTCATTTCCAGCTGGAAAAGGAAAAAATTTCAGTTGCCCGGACTGGAGCCCTGATCACGCTGGACAACGATTCACTGACAGTCAGGAATCTGGAGATTCTGACAGCCCATTCTCGGTTCAGCGCGGACGGATATGTGAATCTGACTACCGGTGCGATTACGATAGACCGGGTAGAACTGGGGGTCAGTCTTCAGGAAATCTTGAAAATTCCCGGACGGGCTCAATTAAGCGGAAGGGTTCATAAAACCGGGGTGGGGAGGCGGGTGGAGGTAAATGGCTGGGTTGCGGATCTGGAAAAAGATGAGCTGAAGCTGCCCCGGCTTACCGGTGCCTGCACGCTGGTTGATTCACTGCTGGAATTGGAAATCAGTGGAGGCAGTCCGGAACTGGGGGCAGTGGTGGTCAACGGCAGGTTTAACCTGAGCAACTTTTTATTCCGGGCGGCAATTACGATGGAGAGTGTGCCCGTAAGCCGTTTCATGCAAAATCTACCAGAGTTTGGGTTGAGCGCCCGGCTTGATGCTTATGGCAGATTGAATTCACTCGGTCAAATGCTGAAGATACCGGAGGCAGCGCAGGGAGGTGATTCGCTGGTAATCAGATTGAAAGGGAGTGCTTCTGAACTCGGGATCGAAACGCTGGCGGCGGTGATCAATTATGAGCATCAGGCGGTAGAGTTAAGGGAGCTGTTCATTGACGGACCGGCAGGCAGGTTCAATTTTATCGGCAGAGCCAAAAAGGGGATGCTGCTTGCTCAATGTGAGATGTCCGGTTTTGATCTCAAGATCGCGGGCAAACTTCTGAAAGTCGGCTTGAGCGGCAGGGCAGACGGCAGATTGAAAATGGCAATTGCCGGCGACAGCTGGAATTTTTCCGGTCTGGTGCGGGTTGCCGGCTTTGGTGCCGACGGATTTGAGGTGACCACCGGTCTGATTCAGGCAGATCTGAGCGGCCGTGGGGGAGTCGGGTTCAGGCTCGGTGAACAGGTTGCCGGTCGATTAGCAGTCGGTGGCGAAGGGGTAAAACTGGCAGGACGGGAGTGGAACTGGGCGCAGTTCGTCTGGACCGGCCCGGAATTCGATCTCCAGTTTGAAGAGGATTCGGTCCAGCTGAGGATGCTGGGGGATGTCAGTCTGGAGAGCAGTGGATTGTCTGCAGTTATCAGAGACATGAATCTGATTATCAGAGGGGATACCGTTTCAATGATTGATTCCTGCAAGGTTGCTCTCCACCGAGATACACTGGCGGTTAATGATGTAAAGTTATCAATTGCCGGTGGTAAGACTGAATTCGAACTGAAACTGACCGCCGGTTCAATTTCGACCCTTCATCTGACCGGACATCAGCTGAATCTTCAGAACCTGGCGACACTTGCGGGCTTGAAGCTGGATGTGAGCGGCAGCGCGGATATCCGTGTTGCCGGCAGCGATTCACTTACTGTTGAGCTTGATGTGAATGGGCTGAAGTTACCGGCTGCAGAAATTGAGTTCAACATTCTAAAAAGCCGGCTTACCATTTCCAGAAACAATGTTGATATTGATTATATTAAGTTTGTGCATAATACTGATACAAGTGAGGTTAAGGGAGTGGTCCAATATGAACGTCATCCTGCGCTAAGTATCCGGCATGCAAGTCTGACTGCCAGCCTTGCAGATCCGGGAATCTGGATTCTGAAAGTGACCAGACCCTATGTGGAAATTCCCGAAGGGGCAATCTATGCGCAGGTTAAGGCAGACTGGGAACCGGGAATCCTGAATCTATCAGGAAGAGCCCGGGTAAATGACGGGATTTTGATTGTTCCCTCAGTTGCTGCCAAGGCGGAGCGGATTCAGGCCGAGCTGAGTTTTCAGAAGGACCGGATCGTGCTCGAAAAGCTGAGCGGTGTAACCACGCGCGGGGTGGTGACCGCCGAAGGTTTTGTTCAGCTGAATCCCGCCCTTCAGGTTGAGTCACTGCGGTATCAGACTCATTTCACCGGTGTGTCGGCGGTTCCGATTCCCGCAGTCTATGCGATTGGCAGCGGCGATATTACCGTCTTTTGGCGGGAGGGAGAGCTGGCTTTGGTCAGTGGTGAAGCAAGGATTGATGATGCGCTGGCGACAATCGGCTTTGGGGGGCAGCCGGGAGCGGGCGGAAATGGTGGGGGTGATATCAATTATGACATCCGGGTACGCGGGGAACGGGGGCTCTGGCTCCGCAATCCTCAGGCGGACATAGAGCTGGGCGTGGACCTGACTGTGCGCAAGGTCGGAGAGGATGTGCTTTATTCAGGCGAGATGGTCAGCCGGCAGGGGAGAATTTATTACCTTGATCATACACTCCGGCTTAGTGAAGGCAGACTCCTTTTTGATAATGTCAGCAGCTTTAATCCGCAGCTTGACCTTACCGCTGAATTGCCGGTGTCGGTCCGGCACACCAACGGACCGGAAAGGTTGAAGCTCAAGGTTACCGGCAGTCTTCAGGAACCGGTTTTTGCCTTTTCTGCTGAACCGCCGGTGTGGGATGAGACGCAGATTATCACCTATCTCAGTCTTAATGTGACCATGGATGAGCTCTCGGCAATGGAGCAGAAGGAACTGCTTTCCCGCCTGCTGGCTGAGCGGGTGCTGGGTTATTTTCAGACTCAGGTTTCAAAACGGGTCCGGGATTATATCAGCCTCGACTATCTGGAACTGGAAACCGGAATCGGGGGCAGTGAAGCGGCACGGGTGACTGTGGGCAAGTATGTAACTCGCAATCTTTATGTGTCATATACCCAGAGTTTTGTCGATGACTTTCAACCGGCATTCCGGATTGAGTATTATCTTAACCGGCGGAATGAACTGGTAGCGGAACGTTCAATGGACGGTCGTTATTCACTCCGGTACCGGTTTAAACTGCGCTTTTGA
- a CDS encoding BamA/TamA family outer membrane protein: MISAIALPVILGVVTGMEAGSIRFEGNRAFGARVLLTIVQVRKGMPVSEALLDQDSRSLEWFYRSQGFMNVRVEKMISGTNAQRVITFRINEGPRSRISAIVINGNLSFSAERLRKVIPFSEYEFFTADKIAGGIQSLREFYLNQGYPFVQVDESLDHHDTLITVRYEIVEGPLCYVRSVFVRGNQRVRTQTILQALEIKPGEKFSRSRLELAKRRLYATRLFTRALYYIYRPDTSTGMIDFHQPPEESVNIRFDVVEQEQQGVGLGFGFETPPNRLLFSFDWEHNNFLNRGQRLSAGISYSPDFAGSHRINADGNYRIPYLFFQRVDFQTHPFFYYEQLDSSRLRDYGIETGMGRDLLPPLHLGMFNRLRFVADTVRGVTNSLALNLIYDTRNDFLEPHRGIYLQPLFEVAGGPFRGDNDFIRIRLDSRWYQSVNQFVIALRFAGGRVMPYGRLFRVPYYEEFSLGGSSSLRGYPERALGPDTAAGGRYGPVVINGNFELRTPYILRWVGVVGFLDCGQVADQNDLRLRGLEVGAGGGIRIKTPIGPVRFDWGKRLIRTPAGDRGRFYIGILHTF; this comes from the coding sequence ATGATTTCGGCTATTGCATTGCCGGTTATTCTTGGGGTGGTTACCGGAATGGAGGCGGGATCGATCCGCTTTGAGGGGAACCGGGCTTTTGGCGCACGGGTCCTGCTGACAATTGTTCAGGTCCGGAAAGGTATGCCGGTATCGGAAGCACTGCTTGATCAGGACAGTCGGAGCCTGGAGTGGTTTTACCGGTCACAGGGGTTTATGAATGTACGTGTTGAGAAAATGATTTCCGGCACTAACGCTCAAAGGGTGATAACATTCAGGATTAATGAAGGTCCCAGGAGCCGGATTAGTGCAATTGTGATTAATGGGAATCTAAGCTTTTCCGCTGAAAGGTTGAGAAAGGTAATTCCATTCAGCGAGTACGAATTCTTTACCGCCGATAAAATTGCCGGTGGCATCCAGTCGCTGCGTGAGTTTTATCTTAATCAGGGCTATCCGTTCGTTCAGGTTGATGAGAGTCTGGACCATCATGATACTCTGATCACGGTGCGATATGAAATAGTTGAGGGACCATTGTGCTATGTCCGGTCAGTGTTTGTTCGCGGAAATCAGCGGGTCAGGACACAGACGATTCTGCAGGCGCTGGAGATCAAACCGGGCGAAAAGTTTTCCCGGTCGCGGCTGGAGTTGGCAAAGCGCCGGCTCTACGCCACCCGGCTTTTCACCCGCGCATTGTACTATATTTACCGGCCGGATACTTCGACGGGTATGATCGATTTCCACCAGCCACCTGAAGAAAGTGTTAACATCCGTTTTGATGTGGTGGAACAGGAACAGCAGGGGGTTGGTCTGGGGTTCGGTTTTGAGACCCCGCCCAACCGGCTGCTCTTTTCCTTTGACTGGGAACACAACAACTTTTTAAACCGTGGCCAGCGTCTATCAGCCGGAATCAGTTACAGCCCTGATTTTGCCGGAAGTCATCGGATCAATGCGGACGGGAACTATCGCATACCCTACCTGTTTTTTCAGCGGGTTGATTTTCAGACTCATCCCTTTTTCTATTATGAACAACTGGATTCCTCAAGACTCCGGGATTATGGAATTGAAACCGGGATGGGAAGGGATTTACTGCCCCCACTGCATCTGGGAATGTTTAACCGGTTGAGGTTTGTAGCTGATACCGTCCGGGGTGTTACCAATTCGCTGGCACTGAATCTGATTTACGATACGCGGAACGATTTTCTGGAACCGCATCGAGGTATTTATCTCCAGCCGCTGTTTGAGGTTGCAGGCGGTCCGTTCCGGGGAGATAATGATTTCATCCGGATACGGCTGGACAGCCGGTGGTATCAGAGCGTGAATCAGTTTGTAATTGCCCTGCGATTTGCCGGGGGCAGAGTTATGCCCTATGGCCGGCTTTTCCGCGTGCCCTATTATGAGGAGTTTTCACTTGGTGGCAGCAGTAGTCTGCGTGGGTACCCGGAACGGGCGCTGGGACCGGATACCGCTGCGGGGGGGCGTTATGGCCCGGTAGTCATCAATGGCAATTTTGAGCTGCGCACACCTTACATCCTTCGCTGGGTTGGTGTTGTCGGCTTTCTGGACTGCGGGCAGGTTGCTGACCAAAATGACCTGCGGTTAAGAGGACTGGAGGTTGGTGCCGGGGGCGGTATCAGAATTAAAACGCCAATCGGGCCTGTCCGGTTTGACTGGGGCAAACGGCTGATTCGGACACCGGCAGGAGATCGGGGCAGGTTCTACATCGGGATTCTGCATACATTCTAA
- a CDS encoding cation-translocating P-type ATPase, with protein sequence MKSWHRTSINQVLRELKVDRDRGLDPAEVHQRLTRFGRNEIREQGGRSPAAIFLSQFTSVLILMLLGACVVSVFLKEFIDAGAIAAIVLLNAVLGFIQEYRAERTLQALKQLAVPKVRVRRGGHVEEIYSRELVPGDIVLLEAGGHIPADGRLIEAVNLRVSEAALTGESEPVDKNPSCTFEMAGETPIAERRNMVYMGTAVVAGKGLMVVTETGMNTELGKIAAVLQTVKREPTPLQKRLERLSRELAVAVLIIVGIIFVLGVLRGGEWRTMFLIAVSMAVAAVPEGLPAVVTIALTLGARRMLNRNALIRRLNAVETLGSVTVICSDKTGTLTQNKMTVTILDVAGDQLNLPIEQEGRVAIKHDSAGKALLLLSAGAVLCNDAVLEIQGDNVRLLGDPTETALLLAGIRLGIHQRSLQQVLPRIGEVPFSSERKRMSTLHRLMTPEFQVDGNERLLLETIRQLVPEQAGLIFTKGAVDLLLDVSSSVLSDLKFRPLDQQWRQRITDAQNRLSEKGMRVLGVAFRPLKPGEEAGCREGIEQGLCFIGMIGMIDPARPEVRDAVRLCRQAGIRPVMITGDHPLTARYIANDIGIGGADADSDCLTGNDLAEKSPEELRPLVARTSIFARVAPEHKLNIVLALQSLNQVVAMTGDGVNDAPALKKADIGVAMGITGTDVAKEAADMVLLDDNFATIVAAVQEGRTIYDNIRKFIRYTFASNTGEIIVMLLAPLLGMPLPLTPLHILWVNLVTDGLPGLALGIEGPERDVMHRPPRPLQESIFAHGLAFNILWSGVLLGLISLFAGWVMWRNDSESWRTVIFTVLTMSQLFQSFALRSQRDSLFSLGLMSNRTLLGTFILTLLLQLALLYIPFAQRVFTTRALSAGELILALAVSTTVFWAVELEKLIRRFSQRMKKRQ encoded by the coding sequence CAGGTGCTGAGAGAGTTAAAGGTAGATCGTGATCGGGGACTGGATCCGGCTGAGGTGCACCAGCGGCTCACCCGGTTTGGCAGGAACGAGATTCGGGAACAAGGTGGGAGAAGTCCGGCTGCCATATTTCTGTCGCAGTTCACTTCGGTGCTGATACTGATGCTGCTGGGGGCGTGTGTAGTTTCAGTTTTTCTCAAGGAATTTATCGATGCAGGTGCGATTGCGGCAATTGTCCTGCTTAATGCTGTGCTTGGCTTTATCCAGGAGTACCGGGCAGAGAGGACACTGCAGGCATTAAAGCAACTGGCAGTGCCAAAAGTGCGGGTACGGCGGGGCGGTCATGTGGAGGAAATTTATTCCCGGGAGCTGGTTCCCGGTGACATTGTATTGCTGGAGGCAGGGGGGCATATTCCGGCTGACGGGCGACTGATTGAAGCGGTTAATCTGAGGGTTTCCGAAGCGGCACTGACCGGTGAATCAGAGCCGGTTGATAAGAACCCCAGCTGTACATTTGAGATGGCCGGTGAAACACCTATCGCGGAACGCCGGAATATGGTCTACATGGGTACCGCAGTCGTCGCCGGCAAAGGTCTGATGGTCGTGACCGAAACGGGCATGAATACAGAACTGGGGAAAATTGCGGCTGTTCTGCAGACGGTTAAAAGGGAACCGACACCCCTCCAAAAACGCCTCGAACGCCTAAGCAGGGAACTGGCAGTGGCGGTGCTGATTATTGTTGGGATAATTTTCGTGCTTGGTGTGCTGCGCGGCGGTGAGTGGCGGACGATGTTTCTCATAGCGGTCAGCATGGCAGTGGCTGCGGTGCCGGAAGGGTTACCGGCAGTAGTAACGATTGCATTGACACTGGGGGCGAGAAGAATGCTCAATCGCAATGCTCTGATTCGACGACTGAATGCGGTTGAGACGCTGGGCTCGGTAACAGTTATCTGTTCGGATAAAACTGGAACGCTGACTCAGAATAAAATGACAGTAACAATTCTGGATGTTGCCGGTGATCAGCTTAATCTGCCAATTGAACAGGAAGGCAGAGTAGCCATAAAGCATGATTCTGCAGGAAAGGCATTACTGCTGCTCAGTGCCGGTGCGGTGTTGTGTAATGATGCGGTGCTGGAAATACAGGGGGATAATGTCCGACTGCTAGGGGACCCAACCGAGACGGCGTTACTCCTGGCCGGGATCAGACTGGGCATTCATCAGCGTTCTCTTCAGCAAGTTCTGCCCAGAATTGGTGAAGTCCCCTTTTCGTCGGAAAGGAAGAGAATGAGCACTCTCCACCGGCTGATGACACCTGAGTTTCAGGTTGACGGCAATGAGCGGTTACTCCTGGAGACCATCCGGCAGCTGGTTCCGGAACAGGCAGGGTTGATTTTTACTAAAGGTGCGGTTGATCTGCTGCTTGATGTTTCCAGTTCGGTTTTATCGGATTTGAAGTTCAGGCCCCTAGACCAGCAGTGGCGACAGCGGATCACTGATGCCCAGAACCGGCTGAGTGAAAAGGGAATGAGGGTACTTGGTGTTGCCTTCCGTCCGTTGAAACCAGGTGAGGAGGCGGGATGTAGGGAGGGGATTGAACAGGGTTTGTGTTTTATCGGCATGATCGGAATGATTGATCCTGCGCGGCCAGAAGTGAGGGACGCAGTCAGGTTATGCCGGCAGGCCGGTATCCGTCCGGTAATGATAACTGGTGATCATCCGTTGACCGCCAGGTATATCGCCAATGATATCGGCATTGGAGGCGCGGATGCAGATTCTGACTGCCTGACGGGAAACGATCTGGCAGAGAAATCACCTGAGGAACTCAGACCGCTCGTTGCCCGGACCAGTATTTTTGCCCGGGTTGCACCAGAGCACAAACTGAATATCGTGCTGGCACTGCAAAGTCTCAATCAGGTCGTGGCGATGACTGGGGATGGTGTTAACGATGCCCCGGCGTTAAAAAAAGCGGATATCGGAGTGGCGATGGGCATTACAGGTACTGATGTGGCAAAAGAGGCGGCCGATATGGTGCTTCTTGATGACAACTTTGCTACTATTGTCGCCGCAGTCCAGGAAGGCAGGACAATTTATGATAACATCCGCAAATTCATCCGTTATACTTTTGCCTCCAATACCGGTGAAATTATCGTGATGCTTCTGGCACCGCTCCTGGGTATGCCACTGCCGCTGACGCCATTGCATATTCTCTGGGTTAATCTTGTCACTGACGGTCTTCCCGGACTGGCACTGGGAATTGAGGGTCCGGAACGCGATGTCATGCACCGGCCACCGCGCCCGCTGCAGGAAAGTATCTTTGCCCACGGGCTGGCATTTAATATTCTCTGGTCCGGTGTGCTGCTCGGGCTGATTTCGCTTTTTGCCGGCTGGGTTATGTGGCGAAATGACAGTGAAAGCTGGCGGACAGTGATATTTACGGTTCTGACGATGAGTCAGCTCTTTCAGTCTTTTGCACTGCGGTCCCAGCGGGATTCACTCTTCAGTCTCGGCCTGATGAGCAACCGCACATTGCTGGGAACATTTATCCTTACCCTGTTGCTGCAACTGGCATTACTCTACATTCCGTTTGCCCAGCGGGTGTTCACAACCAGGGCACTGTCCGCGGGAGAGCTGATTCTGGCACTTGCAGTCAGTACCACGGTGTTCTGGGCGGTGGAGCTGGAAAAACTGATTCGCCGTTTTTCTCAACGGATGAAAAAACGGCAGTAA